The Asticcacaulis excentricus CB 48 genome includes a window with the following:
- a CDS encoding COQ9 family protein, which produces MSENALTELEQSLAMTCAALMPDLGLTRVTVRVAGTRIGLSPAEVELICPNGPSDIAAILWRQGDAALAGDEIDAQLSAMKVRERIGFLLNRRIDAACGDERATHRLIGHLCLPQHLGLYRRLLWGSADLVWRKAGDKALDENHYSKRAIVSGILATGLMTRLTQGAEAQHEQIARNIEQVMAFEKFKAKLPLKPEDALLGAVSFLGKLRFGVAA; this is translated from the coding sequence ATGTCCGAAAATGCCCTTACCGAATTGGAACAGTCGCTGGCCATGACCTGTGCGGCCCTGATGCCCGATCTGGGCCTGACCCGCGTCACTGTGCGCGTCGCCGGGACGCGAATCGGCCTCAGCCCCGCTGAAGTCGAGCTGATCTGCCCCAACGGGCCGTCGGACATCGCCGCGATACTCTGGCGTCAGGGGGATGCGGCGCTTGCGGGTGATGAAATTGACGCGCAACTGTCTGCTATGAAGGTGCGTGAACGCATTGGCTTCCTGCTCAACCGCCGCATCGACGCCGCCTGCGGGGATGAACGCGCCACGCATCGCCTGATCGGGCACCTGTGCCTACCGCAGCATCTAGGGCTGTACCGCCGCCTGTTGTGGGGGTCGGCTGACCTTGTGTGGCGCAAAGCGGGCGATAAGGCTTTGGACGAAAACCACTATTCCAAACGCGCCATCGTATCCGGCATTCTGGCCACGGGCCTTATGACGCGCCTGACGCAAGGGGCTGAGGCCCAGCACGAACAGATCGCGCGCAATATCGAGCAGGTGATGGCGTTTGAAAAATTCAAGGCCAAGCTGCCTTTGAAGCCCGAAGACGCACTGCTTGGGGCCGTGTCATTTCTGGGCAAACTGCGCTTTGGGGTAGCGGCTTAA
- the motA gene encoding flagellar motor stator protein MotA produces MFQIIGIVVLFACVFGSYLLSGGSMAPILHSLAYEMMGIGGAAVASVLISNDLHTIKGMGGGMGKVFGGAKWKPSDYRDLLSLLFQLTKTMKAKGVIALESHIEKPQESSIFSRYPKIMKDHFAIDFICDTLRMMTMNLEDPHQVEDAMEKQLEKHHHEAMHPAHAMQSVADALPALGIVIAVLGVIKTMGAITEPPEVLGGMIGGALVGTFLGVMLAYGLVGPFATRMNGVVEEEAAFYKIIQAVLVAHLHGNAAQISVEIGRGNIPSGAQPSFAEMEEALNNIPNE; encoded by the coding sequence ATGTTTCAGATAATCGGTATTGTCGTCCTGTTTGCCTGTGTCTTTGGCAGCTACCTGCTGTCGGGCGGCTCGATGGCGCCGATACTGCACTCGCTGGCCTATGAAATGATGGGGATTGGCGGGGCGGCGGTCGCCTCTGTGCTGATCTCCAACGACCTGCACACCATCAAGGGGATGGGCGGCGGCATGGGCAAGGTGTTCGGCGGGGCCAAATGGAAGCCCTCAGATTACCGCGATCTGTTGTCGTTGTTGTTCCAGTTAACCAAGACGATGAAGGCCAAGGGCGTTATCGCGTTGGAAAGTCATATCGAAAAGCCTCAGGAGTCCTCGATCTTTTCCCGCTACCCCAAGATCATGAAGGACCATTTTGCCATCGACTTTATCTGCGACACGCTGCGCATGATGACGATGAACCTCGAAGACCCGCATCAGGTCGAGGACGCGATGGAAAAGCAGCTCGAAAAGCACCATCACGAAGCCATGCACCCCGCCCACGCCATGCAGAGCGTCGCCGACGCTCTGCCGGCGCTGGGTATCGTTATCGCCGTTCTGGGGGTTATCAAGACCATGGGCGCCATCACCGAGCCGCCGGAAGTTCTGGGCGGTATGATCGGCGGCGCACTGGTCGGGACATTTCTGGGCGTTATGTTGGCCTATGGTCTGGTCGGGCCCTTCGCGACGCGCATGAATGGTGTGGTCGAAGAAGAGGCGGCCTTCTATAAAATCATCCAGGCGGTGCTGGTGGCGCACCTGCACGGCAATGCTGCGCAGATTTCGGTGGAAATCGGTCGCGGCAACATCCCGTCAGGCGCGCAGCCGTCCTTCGCGGAAATGGAAGAAGCACTCAATAACATCCCGAACGAGTAG
- a CDS encoding DUF6491 family protein, giving the protein MMKLAAVIVVVTGGLGALSLASAAPEDAPKPEGKARCLDASHLNRKMVVDKTTLLIEDSFGRSALLKLSAPCQNLDDLDKIGFEFLGGTQICDRRDVKILYSRFDEAPVRCLIESITPLTKEEAKKY; this is encoded by the coding sequence ATGATGAAACTGGCGGCCGTGATCGTTGTGGTGACCGGCGGACTGGGGGCCTTGAGCCTGGCCTCTGCCGCTCCCGAAGACGCGCCCAAACCGGAGGGCAAGGCGCGGTGCCTTGACGCCAGCCACCTGAACCGCAAAATGGTGGTCGATAAGACGACGCTCCTAATCGAGGACAGTTTCGGGCGTTCGGCCCTGCTGAAGCTCTCGGCGCCTTGTCAGAACCTCGACGATCTGGACAAGATCGGCTTTGAATTTTTAGGCGGCACGCAGATTTGCGACCGGCGCGACGTCAAGATTCTCTATTCGCGTTTTGATGAGGCACCGGTCCGCTGTCTGATCGAATCCATCACGCCGTTGACGAAGGAAGAGGCCAAAAAGTACTAA
- a CDS encoding 2-hydroxyacid dehydrogenase has translation MSSVVTSPIVFTGRVCDAEARVWIAALSAALPDTPVVPLSDADPQAVEVAVVANPDPALLHTLPRLKWVHSVWAGVERLVAELPADLPIVRLVDPELSRVMGEAVLAWTLYLQRDMPAYARQQAARQWHQRPYRAPSEMTVGVLGLGHMGRTAVARLREAGFRVLGWSRTLKTADFEVFTGMDGLKSVMSRADIVISLLPSTPDTRRILNTETLGWLPPGAALINFGRGAALDIDALLQALDHTLSHAVLDVFESEPLEAASPLWNHPQVTVLPHISAPTNVNTAAQVVAENLRLWRMTGQLPPTVERLHGY, from the coding sequence ATGTCATCCGTTGTCACTTCGCCCATCGTCTTTACGGGTCGCGTCTGCGATGCCGAAGCGCGGGTATGGATTGCCGCCCTGTCTGCGGCCCTGCCGGACACGCCCGTCGTGCCGTTGAGTGACGCCGATCCGCAGGCGGTGGAGGTGGCGGTGGTGGCAAATCCCGACCCGGCGCTATTGCATACCCTCCCGCGCCTGAAATGGGTGCATAGCGTCTGGGCCGGGGTCGAGCGGCTGGTGGCCGAGCTGCCGGCGGACCTGCCTATTGTGCGGCTGGTCGATCCGGAACTGAGCCGCGTGATGGGAGAGGCGGTATTGGCTTGGACGCTCTACCTTCAGCGCGACATGCCGGCCTACGCGCGTCAGCAGGCGGCGCGCCAGTGGCATCAGCGGCCCTACCGTGCGCCTTCCGAGATGACGGTCGGAGTACTGGGGCTGGGCCATATGGGGCGGACGGCGGTGGCGCGGTTGCGGGAGGCGGGGTTTCGCGTTCTCGGCTGGAGCCGTACGCTGAAAACTGCCGATTTTGAGGTGTTTACGGGCATGGACGGGCTCAAATCCGTGATGTCGCGGGCCGATATAGTGATCAGCCTCCTGCCTTCGACGCCGGATACGCGGAGGATTCTGAACACCGAAACCCTGGGATGGCTGCCGCCGGGGGCGGCGCTGATCAATTTCGGACGCGGCGCGGCGCTGGATATCGACGCGCTGTTGCAGGCGCTGGACCACACCCTGTCGCACGCCGTGCTCGATGTGTTTGAGTCTGAACCTTTGGAGGCCGCGTCGCCCCTGTGGAACCATCCGCAGGTGACGGTCCTGCCGCACATCTCCGCTCCAACCAATGTGAACACGGCTGCGCAGGTGGTGGCGGAAAACCTGCGCCTCTGGCGGATGACAGGCCAATTGCCGCCGACGGTTGAGCGCTTGCACGGCTACTGA
- the lepA gene encoding translation elongation factor 4, with the protein MTELSQIRNFSIVAHIDHGKSTLSDRLIQFTGGLTAREMKEQVLDNMEIERERGITIKAQTVRLNYKAKDGKSYVLNLMDTPGHVDFAYEVSRSLAACEGSILVVDASQGVEAQTLANVYQAIDNNHEIVPVLNKVDLPAAEPERVRAQIEDVIGIDASEAVLASAKSGIGIEDVLEAIVSKLPAPKGDPTAPLKALLVDAWYDPYLGVVVLVRVFDGFLKPGQQIKLMNAGATYKIDKLGVFQPKATDVEALGPGEVGFFTAQIKEVQDAAVGDTITDERKPTSQALTGFKEVQPVVFCGIFPVDAADFEDLRSAMGKLRLNDASFSYEMETSAALGFGFRCGFLGLLHLEIIQERLSREFNLDLIATAPSVVYKIYMNNGDVIDLHNPADMPDPVKIDHIEEPWIKATIFTPDDYLGAVIKLCQDRRGIQTDLSYVGSRAMAVYELPLNEVVFDFYDRLKSISKGYASFDYTIEEYREGDLVKMSILVNAEPVDALSMLVHRDRAEQRGRGMCEKMKDLIPQHLFVIPIQAAIGGRIIARETVRALRKDVTAKCYGGDATRKKKLLEKQKEGKKKMRQFGKVEIPQEAFIAALKMDND; encoded by the coding sequence ATGACCGAACTGTCCCAAATTCGTAACTTTTCCATCGTCGCCCATATCGACCATGGCAAGTCCACCCTGTCCGATCGCCTGATTCAGTTCACTGGCGGCCTCACCGCGCGTGAGATGAAGGAGCAGGTTCTCGACAATATGGAGATCGAGCGCGAGCGCGGCATCACCATCAAGGCGCAGACCGTGCGCCTGAATTACAAGGCCAAGGACGGCAAGTCTTACGTCCTGAACCTGATGGACACGCCGGGCCACGTCGATTTCGCCTATGAGGTGTCGCGGTCGCTGGCGGCCTGCGAAGGCTCGATTCTGGTGGTCGATGCGTCGCAGGGGGTTGAGGCCCAGACGCTCGCCAATGTCTATCAGGCCATCGACAATAATCACGAAATCGTCCCCGTCCTGAACAAGGTCGATCTTCCCGCCGCCGAGCCGGAGCGCGTGCGCGCCCAGATCGAAGACGTGATCGGCATTGACGCCTCTGAGGCCGTGCTGGCTTCGGCCAAGTCGGGCATCGGTATCGAGGACGTGCTGGAGGCGATTGTCAGCAAACTGCCCGCGCCCAAGGGTGACCCTACGGCCCCGCTGAAAGCGCTGCTGGTCGATGCCTGGTACGACCCCTATCTGGGCGTCGTCGTGCTGGTGCGCGTGTTCGACGGCTTCCTCAAGCCGGGTCAGCAGATCAAGCTGATGAACGCCGGCGCGACGTACAAGATCGACAAGCTGGGCGTGTTTCAACCCAAGGCCACCGATGTTGAGGCGCTGGGCCCCGGCGAGGTTGGCTTCTTCACGGCGCAGATCAAGGAAGTGCAGGACGCCGCCGTCGGTGATACGATCACTGATGAGCGCAAGCCGACCTCACAGGCCCTGACGGGCTTCAAGGAAGTGCAGCCGGTCGTCTTCTGCGGCATCTTCCCCGTCGATGCGGCGGATTTCGAAGACCTGCGCTCGGCCATGGGCAAGCTTCGCCTGAACGACGCCAGCTTCTCCTATGAGATGGAGACGTCTGCGGCGCTGGGCTTTGGTTTCCGTTGTGGTTTCCTGGGCCTGTTGCACCTTGAAATCATTCAGGAACGCCTGAGCCGCGAGTTCAATCTCGACCTGATCGCGACTGCGCCGAGCGTGGTCTATAAGATCTATATGAACAATGGCGACGTGATCGACCTGCACAATCCCGCCGACATGCCGGACCCGGTGAAGATCGACCATATCGAGGAACCGTGGATCAAGGCGACCATCTTCACGCCTGACGACTATCTGGGCGCAGTAATCAAGCTGTGTCAGGACCGTCGCGGCATCCAGACCGACCTCTCCTACGTCGGGTCGCGCGCCATGGCCGTCTATGAGTTGCCGCTGAACGAGGTGGTGTTCGACTTCTACGACCGTCTTAAGTCGATCTCGAAGGGCTATGCCTCGTTCGACTATACGATTGAGGAATACCGCGAAGGCGACCTGGTGAAAATGTCGATCCTCGTCAATGCCGAGCCGGTAGACGCCCTGTCCATGCTGGTGCACCGCGACCGCGCCGAACAGCGCGGCCGGGGCATGTGCGAAAAGATGAAGGACCTCATCCCGCAGCACCTGTTCGTCATCCCCATCCAGGCGGCCATCGGAGGGCGCATCATCGCGCGCGAAACCGTGCGCGCCCTGCGCAAGGACGTGACCGCCAAGTGTTACGGCGGCGACGCCACGCGCAAGAAGAAGCTGCTGGAGAAGCAGAAAGAGGGCAAGAAGAAGATGCGACAGTTCGGCAAGGTCGAAATCCCGCAGGAGGCCTTCATCGCCGCGCTCAAGATGGACAATGACTGA
- a CDS encoding DUF1801 domain-containing protein produces MAEPKTQPTDADPVAFLDAKAPEKMRADAQTLLRLFAEVTGEPPVVWGTSLIGFGRYTYLSGNTTVQWPLSAFAVRSAALTLYVLASASEQADHLARLGKHTTGGGCLYIKRLSEVDVDVLREIIATAFGLMTARHLSS; encoded by the coding sequence ATGGCCGAACCCAAGACCCAGCCCACCGATGCGGACCCCGTGGCCTTTCTGGACGCGAAAGCGCCGGAAAAGATGCGCGCCGACGCCCAAACCCTGCTTCGCCTGTTTGCCGAAGTAACGGGCGAACCCCCGGTCGTGTGGGGGACGTCCCTGATCGGCTTTGGCCGCTACACCTATCTCAGCGGCAACACGACGGTGCAATGGCCGCTCAGCGCCTTTGCCGTGCGCAGCGCCGCCCTGACCCTCTACGTGCTGGCCAGCGCTTCGGAACAGGCCGATCACCTCGCCCGCCTCGGAAAGCATACCACCGGCGGTGGCTGCCTCTATATCAAGCGCCTAAGCGAGGTGGATGTGGACGTGCTGCGTGAGATTATTGCTACCGCATTCGGGCTGATGACGGCGCGCCACCTCTCGTCCTGA
- a CDS encoding type II toxin-antitoxin system ParD family antitoxin, translating to MSAVQKLTISLPVEQSAYIDAQVEAGAYASASEVVRAGLRALEERDKAVQRWLEREVGPAYDAIMADPSRGIPIDKAFAEIRRRKGLLP from the coding sequence ATGTCCGCTGTTCAAAAACTCACGATCAGCCTGCCGGTTGAACAATCGGCTTATATTGATGCTCAGGTCGAGGCGGGGGCTTACGCATCGGCCAGTGAAGTGGTGCGCGCCGGGCTAAGGGCGTTAGAAGAACGCGACAAAGCCGTCCAGCGCTGGTTGGAACGTGAGGTCGGCCCCGCTTACGACGCCATTATGGCCGATCCTTCACGGGGAATACCGATTGATAAGGCATTTGCTGAGATCAGACGCCGCAAGGGATTGCTGCCGTGA
- a CDS encoding acyl-CoA thioesterase, translated as MKHQKDTQPNEALIAIRTIAMPADTNPAGDIFGGWLMSQMDLAAGNVAARRAVGRAATIAVEGMTFHTPVRVGDEVSVYAELISTGRTSMKIHVQAWRRSRDSDVRIKVTDADFTFVAIDENGNSRPLPLP; from the coding sequence ATGAAACACCAGAAAGACACGCAGCCGAACGAGGCGCTGATTGCCATTCGCACCATCGCCATGCCGGCGGACACCAATCCGGCGGGCGACATTTTCGGGGGCTGGCTGATGTCCCAGATGGACCTGGCCGCCGGAAACGTCGCCGCGCGCCGCGCTGTGGGCCGTGCCGCCACCATAGCGGTCGAAGGTATGACCTTTCATACGCCGGTGCGCGTGGGCGACGAAGTCTCGGTCTATGCAGAACTGATCTCGACCGGGCGTACCTCGATGAAGATCCACGTTCAGGCGTGGCGGCGTTCACGCGACTCCGACGTGCGTATCAAGGTGACCGATGCCGACTTCACCTTTGTTGCCATCGATGAAAATGGCAATTCGCGCCCGCTGCCCCTGCCTTGA
- the rpsU gene encoding 30S ribosomal protein S21: MPLVQIFVRDNNVDQALKALKKKMQREGSFREMKRHVHYEKPSEKRARQQAEAVRRARKLARKRLQREGGATTGRSK, translated from the coding sequence ATACCTCTGGTACAGATCTTTGTCCGCGACAACAACGTCGATCAGGCCCTGAAGGCTCTGAAGAAGAAGATGCAACGTGAAGGCTCCTTCCGCGAAATGAAGCGTCACGTCCACTACGAAAAGCCCTCTGAAAAGCGCGCTCGCCAGCAGGCCGAAGCCGTGCGCCGCGCCCGCAAGCTGGCTCGCAAGCGTCTGCAACGCGAAGGCGGTGCGACCACGGGCCGCTCGAAGTAA
- a CDS encoding DUF6491 family protein produces MKTLMTVAALAAAGLTTLSLLPAQAQSSASAQPDRERVATTVAQKEMRKCFRSDDIDRFNPVDSRTMIVETYGRQNYKLELSGACMGIEDAFRIGIRTRAGALNVCGGFDAEVLYSEPGSGRLARCHITDVKAITKEEADRIEGVTPKTAENRDREGT; encoded by the coding sequence ATGAAGACTCTGATGACTGTGGCAGCTCTCGCGGCCGCCGGGCTGACGACTCTCAGCCTGCTTCCGGCGCAAGCGCAATCTTCGGCCTCCGCTCAGCCGGACCGTGAGCGTGTGGCTACGACAGTGGCGCAAAAGGAAATGCGCAAATGTTTCCGCAGCGACGATATCGACCGCTTTAACCCTGTCGATTCGCGCACCATGATCGTCGAAACCTATGGCCGCCAGAATTACAAACTGGAACTGAGCGGCGCCTGTATGGGCATTGAGGACGCCTTTCGTATTGGTATCCGGACGCGCGCCGGGGCGCTTAATGTGTGCGGCGGCTTTGATGCGGAGGTTCTCTATTCTGAGCCGGGGTCGGGCCGTCTGGCGCGCTGCCACATCACCGACGTCAAAGCCATTACCAAGGAAGAGGCCGACCGTATCGAAGGCGTCACGCCGAAGACGGCGGAAAACAGGGACAGAGAAGGGACGTAA
- a CDS encoding amidase, with protein MKRLVFLLSIAVGLGGAVQAAPKPDPVREASVDQLQSAMARGELSAEAITRASIRRIEAFDKSRQLNAVIALNPDALAEARALDAERKAGKVRGPLHGIPVLIKDNVETRDAIPTTAGSLALKDNVTGRDAPVVARLRAAGAVILGKTNLSEWANIRSTRSMSGWSAVGGLTGNAYDARRSACGSSSGSGTAVAWSFAALAVGTETDGSVVCPSAMNGLVGLKPSMGLISRTHVVPISHSQDIPGPMGRSVRDVALMLSAMAGSDPADPVTQEADARKVDYAAGLSPDALKGVRIGVLRDRTGGPGKVETAFNAALKHLEAAGAVLVDITDSSIEGLDAAELNVLQTELKADLNAYLATTPSTVKTRTLSDVIAFNKTEVVREMPFFGQEFFEAAEKTNGLDDPAYKAAATRAKSFARSHIDGLLSAYGVALLVAPTYGLPWLSDEVNGDQFSGPSASQWPAMSGYPHLTVPMGQVQGLPLGMSFIGTQWSDAKLLSAGYAFEQVAKARVAPNQ; from the coding sequence ATGAAGCGTCTGGTATTCCTGTTGAGCATAGCGGTCGGTCTGGGGGGGGCGGTTCAGGCGGCACCCAAACCCGATCCGGTGCGCGAAGCCTCCGTGGATCAGCTTCAGTCGGCTATGGCGCGCGGCGAGCTATCTGCAGAGGCCATCACTAGGGCCTCCATCCGTCGGATCGAAGCCTTTGACAAATCGCGTCAACTCAATGCCGTGATCGCGCTCAATCCCGATGCGCTGGCCGAAGCCCGCGCGCTCGATGCAGAGCGTAAGGCGGGCAAGGTGCGAGGGCCCCTGCACGGCATCCCGGTTCTGATCAAGGACAATGTCGAAACCAGGGACGCGATACCGACCACGGCGGGGTCTCTGGCGCTTAAAGACAATGTGACCGGGCGTGACGCGCCGGTGGTGGCGCGGCTGCGGGCCGCCGGGGCGGTCATTCTCGGCAAGACCAACCTGTCGGAATGGGCCAATATCCGCTCGACCCGTTCGATGAGTGGCTGGAGCGCCGTCGGCGGCCTGACCGGTAATGCCTATGATGCGCGCCGTTCAGCCTGTGGCTCCTCTTCGGGCAGCGGTACGGCAGTGGCGTGGAGCTTCGCCGCTCTGGCCGTCGGGACGGAAACCGATGGTTCGGTCGTCTGTCCGTCCGCCATGAATGGACTGGTAGGACTGAAACCTTCCATGGGGCTGATTTCACGCACCCATGTTGTGCCCATCTCGCACAGTCAGGATATTCCGGGACCGATGGGGCGTAGCGTGCGCGACGTGGCTCTGATGCTGTCGGCCATGGCTGGCAGCGACCCGGCCGATCCGGTGACTCAGGAAGCCGATGCCCGCAAGGTGGATTATGCGGCGGGCCTGTCGCCCGATGCTCTGAAAGGGGTGCGTATTGGCGTGCTGCGCGACCGCACCGGCGGGCCGGGCAAGGTCGAAACCGCCTTTAACGCCGCGCTCAAACACCTGGAAGCCGCGGGCGCTGTGCTGGTCGATATTACCGACTCCTCGATCGAGGGGCTGGATGCGGCTGAACTTAATGTGCTTCAGACCGAGCTGAAGGCCGATCTCAACGCCTATCTGGCCACCACGCCATCGACGGTCAAAACGCGCACCCTGTCGGACGTCATCGCCTTCAACAAAACTGAGGTCGTCCGCGAAATGCCTTTCTTCGGGCAGGAGTTCTTCGAGGCCGCAGAAAAAACCAATGGACTAGACGATCCGGCCTATAAGGCTGCCGCCACCCGTGCGAAAAGCTTTGCGCGCAGCCATATAGACGGGCTTCTTAGCGCCTATGGCGTGGCGTTGCTGGTCGCGCCGACCTATGGCCTGCCGTGGCTGTCGGATGAGGTCAATGGCGATCAGTTTTCCGGACCGTCGGCCAGTCAGTGGCCCGCCATGTCAGGTTATCCGCACCTGACCGTGCCGATGGGGCAGGTGCAGGGCCTGCCGTTGGGGATGTCGTTTATCGGTACGCAGTGGTCGGACGCAAAGTTACTGAGTGCCGGTTACGCTTTCGAGCAGGTGGCGAAGGCTCGGGTGGCGCCGAACCAATAA
- the mnmD gene encoding tRNA (5-methylaminomethyl-2-thiouridine)(34)-methyltransferase MnmD, which translates to MTDDPQLYFADDGNPRSARFDDIYYSLQDGLSETRAVFLNGCRLPDGWAGRRHFTVAELGFGTGLNIAALMQLWASHRPAGGHLHLFSVEAYLMPREAAARALASWPELSPIAEAIITRWPPQRRGFHLMTFPEWGVTLTLALMDVRDALRQWDGQADAWFLDGFSPAQNPDMWADDVLSAVAAHSAPGARLATFTVAGFVRRGLQAAGFEVSKHPGFGRKRERLEAVFPGAVEVPATPERIAVIGGGIAGASIVHALRHYGYQATVFDIGPQASGNPAGLVTPRLDAGGGAISALFADALYAATDLYAHLCHAAVLARGVQQSCGDARDEARFAKVAAQSDFAPDDMQVNAEGLRMARALSVRPPEVVKVLLGDAVVLTETVVRVETGAPVYIVTDRAVHEFDRVFLACGDGIFDLPWAEALDLRPVRGQIETAMAPPPNTQPQAWGGYYVPMPEGFVFGSTHIRGDRGVEARDDDRAHNLDTLRAVLPEAADRAAGGTESRAAVRVTTRDHLPVMGEVGSGVTALSGLGARGLCLGPLLGMAAVAQALGVPSPLTVASAHRLRPERLQAVHSH; encoded by the coding sequence ATGACTGACGACCCCCAGCTTTATTTTGCCGATGACGGTAACCCACGTTCGGCGCGTTTCGATGATATCTACTATTCCTTGCAGGACGGTCTGTCGGAGACGCGGGCGGTGTTCTTGAACGGCTGCCGCCTGCCTGACGGCTGGGCCGGACGTCGCCATTTCACGGTGGCGGAACTGGGGTTTGGCACAGGGCTTAATATCGCCGCCCTGATGCAGCTTTGGGCCAGCCACCGCCCGGCTGGTGGGCATTTGCACCTCTTTTCCGTCGAAGCCTATCTGATGCCGCGTGAAGCCGCCGCCCGCGCGCTCGCCAGCTGGCCGGAGCTGTCGCCTATTGCTGAGGCGATCATCACGCGCTGGCCCCCGCAACGGCGCGGCTTTCACCTGATGACATTCCCCGAATGGGGCGTGACCCTGACGCTGGCCCTGATGGATGTGCGTGACGCGCTTCGCCAGTGGGACGGGCAGGCTGATGCGTGGTTTCTCGATGGATTTTCCCCGGCGCAGAATCCCGACATGTGGGCCGATGATGTGCTGAGCGCGGTGGCTGCGCATAGCGCACCGGGCGCGCGTCTGGCCACCTTCACTGTGGCGGGCTTTGTACGGCGCGGGCTTCAGGCCGCCGGCTTTGAGGTGTCGAAACACCCCGGCTTTGGCCGCAAGCGCGAGCGGCTGGAGGCGGTTTTCCCCGGCGCGGTAGAAGTACCTGCAACGCCTGAGCGCATCGCCGTGATCGGCGGGGGCATTGCCGGGGCTTCCATAGTCCACGCCCTTCGCCACTATGGCTATCAAGCCACCGTTTTCGATATTGGCCCGCAGGCGTCGGGCAATCCGGCGGGACTGGTCACGCCGCGGCTGGATGCCGGGGGCGGAGCGATCAGCGCCCTGTTTGCCGATGCGCTGTATGCTGCCACGGACCTCTATGCACACCTGTGCCACGCAGCCGTGTTGGCGCGGGGCGTGCAACAAAGTTGCGGCGACGCGCGCGACGAAGCACGCTTTGCTAAGGTCGCCGCCCAGTCTGACTTTGCGCCGGATGACATGCAGGTCAATGCGGAAGGTCTCAGGATGGCTCGCGCCCTTTCGGTGCGACCGCCGGAGGTCGTCAAGGTGCTTCTGGGAGACGCTGTCGTGCTGACAGAAACCGTTGTGCGCGTGGAGACCGGCGCGCCGGTATATATCGTCACTGACCGCGCTGTCCACGAATTTGACCGGGTGTTCCTGGCCTGTGGCGACGGGATCTTCGATCTCCCGTGGGCCGAGGCGCTCGATCTGCGTCCCGTGCGCGGGCAGATCGAAACCGCCATGGCGCCGCCACCGAACACGCAGCCACAGGCCTGGGGGGGCTATTACGTGCCGATGCCCGAAGGTTTTGTGTTCGGTTCTACCCATATTCGTGGCGATCGTGGTGTTGAAGCGCGTGACGATGATCGCGCCCACAATCTCGACACGCTGCGCGCCGTCCTCCCCGAAGCGGCGGACAGGGCCGCGGGAGGCACAGAGTCGCGTGCCGCGGTGCGTGTCACCACCCGCGACCACCTGCCGGTGATGGGGGAGGTGGGGTCTGGCGTTACGGCCCTGAGCGGATTAGGGGCGCGTGGCCTGTGTCTGGGGCCGTTGCTTGGCATGGCGGCGGTGGCGCAGGCGCTGGGGGTGCCGTCGCCGCTGACTGTGGCATCCGCGCATCGGTTGCGCCCGGAAAGATTACAGGCTGTTCATAGTCATTAA
- a CDS encoding type II toxin-antitoxin system RelE/ParE family toxin, with product MTPKAVIFTPEALQDISDIYDWISSQGGAAIAASYLTRLESYCLCFDLLPERGSLRHDLRKGLRVTSFERRITLTSVVTQTEVIFVRLFRRGRDWEALVRTETD from the coding sequence GTGACGCCCAAGGCGGTGATATTCACCCCCGAAGCTCTGCAAGATATTTCTGACATTTACGACTGGATTTCGTCGCAGGGCGGTGCCGCCATTGCCGCAAGCTATCTTACACGACTGGAAAGCTATTGCCTGTGTTTCGATCTGCTTCCCGAACGGGGGAGCCTGCGCCACGACCTTCGCAAAGGCCTGCGGGTTACCAGTTTTGAAAGGCGAATCACCTTAACCTCCGTAGTCACACAAACCGAGGTGATATTCGTGCGATTGTTCCGCAGGGGGCGCGATTGGGAAGCTTTGGTAAGGACTGAAACAGACTGA